ATCGCCAATCTTCTCATTGCTAATGTTAAAGTTTTCTACCGCTCTTAGGGTATGTATGCCGTAGTAAGCATCATTGGGGATCTCTTTTGAGCCTAATAGATCTGTTTCTGAACGTGTGCCTTCTGCGAAGCTGTACATTACTGTCATTGATAGGTCTGCTTTTCTATTTATATGAGTGTTTTTTGAGGCTGATTCTACTGACTAGTCTAGCTAAATTTATCAGTCTAAGATGAGGGTAACATGGGAGGATAAAGCAGGTAAATCACCCCAGTACAATTTATGGAATCACTTTGATTTAGCACATTAATGCTAACATTTCATTGATAAGCTTCATTCTTATCTCCCGCATATATCACAGAGAAAGTGCCACAGATAACCAGACTATTAACGGCTAGTTTTTATTCGGCTCCAGCTTCTTTCCATGTTCATATAAGAGACACAAGCCTGACCACAGGCATTCTGACAACATCCATCATGGACCACGCCGCATAACAGCCCTTTTCGCCATAAATTCTCCGCCGCCACAATAAATACCGATTGCGACAGTCCCGAAGCCTGGAGCAGAGATTTAGGCTTATCCGGCTGTTTCAGTTGTTTGATTATTTTGAGATTAGCGGTCGATAGCAGATCTGATGTCATGGCTAATAGCTCCATTAATGAGGTCCCAAGGCATTGTAAATATAGAGCCATCAATTAGTTTGATGGCTCTATATGCCTATATAGTGATAATTAATACCTAATAGCTTATGTTTTAGGCAGGGTATTTATCATAGTGATGAATTAATTACATCGATTTAGGTCTACCAAGATTCTTCTTAAGGCCACATGTTCCCTTGCGGGTAAGTCCTTTAGGGGCAATCTGGGCGATCCCATATCGGTTCCTTGAAGTTTCAAGCCTGCCTTGATACTCGCGGCCAAGCCTTGCTTAACAATAAACTCCAGAAAAGTGATCTGCTGGTAGAAGAGCTTTCTCGCCTTGTCATTGTCGCCACTCTTGATGCTATCGAACAATCGCTTAGGCAGATCGCCTATCAATACCGGCGCCGCGCTGCACCAGCCTTTAGCCCCTGCATTAATCGCCTCCAGGGCCAGGTAGTTACAACCATTGTAAAAAGGTAGCGTGCCATTAGACAGCATATGCAGTTTATGCATCCTGCGAATGTCACCACTGCTTTCCTTGACCATGGTCACATTGGTAATACTGTTGACCATCTTGCACATAAATTCCGGTGACATGTCGATGCCGCTGGTCGACGGATTGTTATAGACCATGATAGGCACAGAGATCGCGTCTGATATGGCCTGATAATGATCAAATATCTCATCTTCGCTCAACTTGTAATAAGACATAGGCGATACCATGACGGCTCTCGCCCCCGCCTTATCGGCAAATACAGCCCGAGCTACGGCATCTGGGGTGGTCAGCTCAGAAATACCTATGATAACCGGAACCCGACCCGCTACATAATGTATGGTGGCTAATGCCGTTTCTTCCCATTCACCAGTATCCAGATACGCCCCTTCTCCGGCGCTGCCCAATGCCGCTATGGCACTAGATCCCGACGAAATTAGACCATCTATGATGCTGTGTAGCTGCAAAATATTAACCGTGCCAGTGACGTCAGAGAAAGGCGTGATGGGATAACCTATGATCCCAGTCAATTCTAAAGTCTTATTCATCATGCTTCCTCTCTGATAGCCAATTGGCCAAGGTTCTGTAACATGGGGGCATTTTCACAGGCTAAGTATCTAGCCGGAGAGCTTGGGTTGGTATTCACATGGTGATGCCAGGCCCAGTTAGGGATATAGATAACATCACCGGCCTGCCATTCGATTTTTTGATCTTCAATCATGGAGTAGCCTTCGCCTTCGAGGATATAGGCCAAGGTTTCATAGCTGTGGCGATGACGATTAGATCTGTCACCAGGCAACAAGCCGCCGATTGTCATGCTGATAGAGTTACTCGGCAAGTTGACGATATGCACCGGGTGCTTACGTTCTTTGGAAAAGGTGTTGCTGATATTGTCTTTCTCAACCGCTTTATGGGCTAATACTGGGGGTAGATGCGCTTGCAAACTCGATTTGGTTTCACCGAAATCTGCTGAACTGAATTTCTTAGTCGTCATAGATATTTCCTTAATCTGGTGTGACTCTGTTTCGTTGGAAGCATCCTCGCAGATAAGAGATTGCAGAAATAACTTTTAATTATTACCATATTGATAAGTAAAAACTATCAATGGTGCATGAATGGAACTCAGACATTTTCGTTATTTTAAGGTGGTAGCCGAGCTACAGCACTTTCATCGGGCCGCCGACGCCTTATGTATCTCACAGCCAGCACTGTCTAATCAGATAAAGCAGCTGGAAGATGAACTCGGTACTAAGTTATTTAACCGAGTGGGCAGACGCGTCGAAATTTCCGAAGCCGGTAGCCTGGTTCTGGCGTCGATAACCCATATTTTAAATGACGTCGATAGAATGAAAGATGCGGTTGCCGAAATAGAATCAGGTGTGGCGGGAACCCTTAGAGTCGGTGTGATCCAATCCGTAAATGCCTTATATGCTCAAGATCTGGCTCTGGCCTTCGACAGTATTTGTCCCAATGTGTCCCTCTGTATCGAGGAGCTGTCTAATGATGAGATAACCACTAAGGTAGAAAGAGGGGAACTGGATATCGGCATAGGTTTCGCCCATGGACCGGTTTACAAGAATTTGGCCTTTACCCAGCTATTCAAAGAAAAATGGAGCCTTATCTGTTCACTGTCACAGGCTGATTCGGCTAAACGTCTGTTAAAGGGTGAAGCACACGATCTTAAGGCCATATTGCTACCCAATCATTTCGAAACCCGCAGGATAGTGAATAAATACTTTCTCGAGCATCATATTTCGGTTAATAAGATCACAGAGCTCAACTCCATCATTCGTATCCTGGCATTTGTGCGTAACAGCCGCTCCTTCACCATACTGCCAAGTTCCTTCGCGTCACTGTCTAGCATAGAGCCGCTGCAGTCATTTGACTTGAGTTCGGCCATCACTCCAAGAGTCGTCGGCATGCTGCAGGCCCAAGACAGGATAACTAAGCGCTCCGCCAGCATATTCGCCGAGGTCTTGACCGAGCAACTCTCGGTTACATGAGGCTGAGCTAGGTATCATTTAATGCACAGAGCGTTAGTCCCTTTTCAGGACACATGATAGCGAGGTGAGTGAATAGTATTTTATTGTAGGGAGTGCTTTGTGAATTGAACCGGCGGCGCTAGAAACTGCACACGGTATTTCTGTTGCTGCGTTTCGCTTCATATAGAGCAGTATCGGCTTCATGGATCAGCTGACCTAAAGATTGATGGCGAAAGTAAGACAGGCCGATACTCACGGTCAATCTAAGCTCAGTTCCATCGTCTAAGATCATGGGGTTATTGGCTAAACTTGCTCGGTAATACTCGGCCAATGCCCCTGCGCCATCTTCGCTGCTCCCCGAGATGATGATCATAAACTCTTCGCCGCCATAGCGAATAAGCACATCGGACATACGACTGTTATCGGTGAGGATTTTAGAGACGAATTGCAGTGCGCGATCGCCAACCAAGTGCCCATGTTTATCGTTTACTTGCTTGAAGTGATCGAGATCTAACATCAGCACTGCAAAATTCCCCTCACCGCGAGAGGCGATTTTATGCATCACCTCTCCCTGCTTCAATCCTTCGCGGCGATTAAACAGCCCAGTGAGATCATCAAAGCTGGCCTGCTTTGTCAGCACGGATTCGAGCCTTTTCTGCTCGGTGATATCGAAAATAACCCCAATAAGGCCGGCAACCTTGTCGTCCTTATCGAAAAAACTGGTCTTATGAAATTTAACGAACAGCTCATCACCTTCTTTTGAGCGGATCTGCTTCTCATAGACCTGAATACCTGGCTCATCGAACAGGGCCTGATCGGCTTGCTGGTAAACATCGGCCAGCTCTTTGTCAAAGAGCTCGTAAACGCTACGACCTATCATCTGATCCCTAGTTAACTTGATAAAGTCTTCGAAGGCTTTATTACAACCAAGATAAACTCCGGCAATATCTTTGTAGAAGATAGGCACAGGCAAGGTGTCTATCATCAATTGCAACATAGGACTGTTATTCGATAGAAACGATAATAGATCTGGTACTTGTATTTCGGTCAATTTATCCATATAAGACTACTCGTTTTGCACCTTTATCTCATCGTGCTACTTCGCTTATTTGGCTAACCCTGAGGTCTTCTCAGCCAAAACATCTATTGGTAAAACAGTATCTACACTTCTAATCGCGATATTGGCTAGTACATATGTTACTCCAATATTAATAAATAACACATACTGGCAACACAGTTAAGCGAAGAGGATTTAATTTCTAGGTGATTAGCACATAGATGTTTGTAAGCTCCCTAGTCTTCGCTGGCTAAAAATCTATAGCTTAACTTATGTTTCCATTTGACTTATCACACGATAACGCCATAGATTTCATTCGATTATATTAGCTCAGAAGCTCGACACTCAGGTATGTGAATTCATCAATTTGATGTAGTTTTTAAAACGGCATCACGCAAACATCATTTATTACGCTTAATCGACCTTTTTTAATGATTAGTTGCTAGATATTAAAATCTTTGTCTGGTTTAATATGGCTTAATTCGGCGCTCGATGCCTTTGTTTATTCGCTAATAAGTTATGCGCTCAACAATAGGAAGCAATACTTGTTCGATATGAAAAGCTCAACACAGATCTTACAATCTAAGTTGACACTGGTACTCTTACTGGTGGTTTTTCTGTCGCAATTATTTCCTACCTGTGTAGCATCGGATATTCACTACAATGGTCAAAGTACCGCAGCAGTATCGAGTCAGCCTATCGAGCAGCAAGAATCTTGCTGTCACCTACCTGGTCACGCTTGTTCCCATACGAGAGTGGCCAGTGAGTCATCAGATCAAGATGGCGATTTTCATAGCTCTTGTCATCCCCCTATAGAACACAGCTTCGTCTCCGACTTTAATCGGGTCCAAGGCGCGAGCCTATTTCTTGTCAGCTATCAAAATAGAAGTTACGCCCCCCCTATTCCACCTCCCCACGCCTGAATTCCTTTTAACAACATAATTTCATCTTAATTGTTAAGTCACTCAGCTTGTATCGCCGACGAAAGCGCTAAGCAAGCTGAGATAACTGGAGTTCATTCTCGTGAAGAGATACCAAGAGATCACCCTCCTGGCCTGCCGACGCGGCATGGCCACTGTGAGTCTGTGTGTGTTTGGCCTATTTGCAGGCCTAATTTCACACTCAAGTCTGGCAAAAACAGACCAAGCCCAAGGAGAAATTACTCTGCCTTGGGTGCTCGAACAAACCTTATTACACCACCCTCAACTACAAGGCTACCCCTATGATTTAAGGGTCAGTGAAGCCCTCACTCTACAGGCTGGGATCAGCCCCAATCCTGAGTTTTCGTTGGAAGTTGAAAACATTCTGGGTTCAGGCGAGATGCAGGGAGTCGAAAACGCAGAAATCACCTTAGGCTTAAGCCAAGTCATCGAACTTGGGGATAAACGTCAGCGTAGGATAGATTTAGCTCGGGCCGAACAAGGTCAAAGTCTCAGTGAATATGAGCTGACACGTTTGGATTTATTGGCTGAAGCGACCCAAAGGTATTATCAAGTACTGCGTCTTCAGGCCCTGCAGGATTGGAATGCCAGGCGCATTCTCGTCGAGCAAGAAGCCCTAAACGAGATTGAGTCACGAGCCAAGGCAGGCGCTGTCACTCAAGCCGATGTGAGCAAGATGGCCCTGCGTCTATCACGCTCAGAGTCGATTCAATATGGTCTCGAGAGTCAGGCTCAGCTTGCCAGACTCGGTTTAGCCTCCATGTGGTCAAGTGAAGCTTATTTCACTCTGGTCGCCGGTGAGCTTGCCCCCTTGCACGCCCTTCCTACGGCTGCGAGTGTGCTCAATGCCATGGAGACAGCGCCTCAATACCTGCAACTGCTCAGTATCGAGCGGGTCATGTATGCCAAACGGCGCATGGAGGAGTCGAAGGCGCAATCTGACATCAGCTTAGGGCTAGGGGTCCGTAGTTATGATGGCTTCGACGACGGCGCTTTGATGTTTAACTTCTCTATGCCCATTGCGCTATCTAATCCAAATCAGGGCAACATCATGGCGGCCCGCGCTAAGGAAGAGATCGCGAGGGAGCAACAGAGGCTGGCCCGCAGTCAACTCAGGCTGTCCTTGCTTGAAATCCATCTGACCATGGTCAATAACGCCAAACAGGCGAAACGACTTCAGCAGCGTCTGCTCCCCTTAGCCAATCGACTGCTTAAAGACACACAAACTGCCTACCATGCCGGTCAAGCCAATGTGCTATTGCTGGCCGATGCACAATCAGAGCTGTTTAGCTTACAGCGCGAGCTTATCGAGACCAAAGTTGGCGTCTATCAAGGCCGACTCGAGCTCGAACGCATCACAGGACAATCTATGACCGCCACTCTCGATAACATCAAGCCATTAGCGGCACAGGAATACAGATAATGAAATTTAAACTCAATCGGCTTTCATCGGCACTCATGGCTGCGGCCATCACCTTATCGGTATTTAGTTTATCGAGTCTGCTGCCGACTCACTTAGCCTGGGCCAGTGACGATCATGGTCACGGCCATGAAGAGAAGGAAGCAGAAGAGCATGCTCCCGAAGGCCCACACGGTGGCAGATTACTCCAAAGTGGCGCGTTCGCCATCGAGATCACTATGGCCGAATCTGGGATTCCGCCTGAGATGCGGGTCTATGCCTACCATAAAGGTGAACCACTCGCCCCCCATGACGTACAACTCGAGATCTTACTCACGCGTCTCGGCGGCAAAACTGACAAGGTCAGCTTTGTCGCGGAAGATGATTATCTGGTCAGTGAGGTCAGCGTGGTCGAGCCTCACTCATTCGAAGTCGAAGTCGATGCCGGCTTTAACGGCAAAATCTTCGACTGGCATTATGATAACTTCATGGGCCGCACCGAGATCAATGACAGACTGCTCAAGCTGTCTGGTGTACAGACTCAACTTGCCAAGGCAACACAACTCACCTTCGTCGACACCCTGTTTGGTATCGTCGCGCCCATTGCCGACAAACAGTTTAGCGTTAACGCCCCCTATTCTGGCGTGATTGAGCAGCTACACGTCAGTATCGGTGACTCAGTGATAAAGGGCCAAGTCATCGCCACTGTACGTAACTCCAGCACCTTGCAAACTTATGCGGTCAAGAGTCCGGCCAAGGGTCAGATTACCGAGCAGCTATTGAGCTTAGGGGACAACACCTATAACCGCGCCT
This portion of the Shewanella violacea DSS12 genome encodes:
- a CDS encoding dihydrodipicolinate synthase family protein, yielding MMNKTLELTGIIGYPITPFSDVTGTVNILQLHSIIDGLISSGSSAIAALGSAGEGAYLDTGEWEETALATIHYVAGRVPVIIGISELTTPDAVARAVFADKAGARAVMVSPMSYYKLSEDEIFDHYQAISDAISVPIMVYNNPSTSGIDMSPEFMCKMVNSITNVTMVKESSGDIRRMHKLHMLSNGTLPFYNGCNYLALEAINAGAKGWCSAAPVLIGDLPKRLFDSIKSGDNDKARKLFYQQITFLEFIVKQGLAASIKAGLKLQGTDMGSPRLPLKDLPAREHVALRRILVDLNRCN
- a CDS encoding cupin domain-containing protein gives rise to the protein MTTKKFSSADFGETKSSLQAHLPPVLAHKAVEKDNISNTFSKERKHPVHIVNLPSNSISMTIGGLLPGDRSNRHRHSYETLAYILEGEGYSMIEDQKIEWQAGDVIYIPNWAWHHHVNTNPSSPARYLACENAPMLQNLGQLAIREEA
- a CDS encoding LysR family transcriptional regulator — translated: MELRHFRYFKVVAELQHFHRAADALCISQPALSNQIKQLEDELGTKLFNRVGRRVEISEAGSLVLASITHILNDVDRMKDAVAEIESGVAGTLRVGVIQSVNALYAQDLALAFDSICPNVSLCIEELSNDEITTKVERGELDIGIGFAHGPVYKNLAFTQLFKEKWSLICSLSQADSAKRLLKGEAHDLKAILLPNHFETRRIVNKYFLEHHISVNKITELNSIIRILAFVRNSRSFTILPSSFASLSSIEPLQSFDLSSAITPRVVGMLQAQDRITKRSASIFAEVLTEQLSVT
- a CDS encoding GGDEF domain-containing protein, which codes for MDKLTEIQVPDLLSFLSNNSPMLQLMIDTLPVPIFYKDIAGVYLGCNKAFEDFIKLTRDQMIGRSVYELFDKELADVYQQADQALFDEPGIQVYEKQIRSKEGDELFVKFHKTSFFDKDDKVAGLIGVIFDITEQKRLESVLTKQASFDDLTGLFNRREGLKQGEVMHKIASRGEGNFAVLMLDLDHFKQVNDKHGHLVGDRALQFVSKILTDNSRMSDVLIRYGGEEFMIIISGSSEDGAGALAEYYRASLANNPMILDDGTELRLTVSIGLSYFRHQSLGQLIHEADTALYEAKRSNRNTVCSF
- a CDS encoding TolC family protein — its product is MKRYQEITLLACRRGMATVSLCVFGLFAGLISHSSLAKTDQAQGEITLPWVLEQTLLHHPQLQGYPYDLRVSEALTLQAGISPNPEFSLEVENILGSGEMQGVENAEITLGLSQVIELGDKRQRRIDLARAEQGQSLSEYELTRLDLLAEATQRYYQVLRLQALQDWNARRILVEQEALNEIESRAKAGAVTQADVSKMALRLSRSESIQYGLESQAQLARLGLASMWSSEAYFTLVAGELAPLHALPTAASVLNAMETAPQYLQLLSIERVMYAKRRMEESKAQSDISLGLGVRSYDGFDDGALMFNFSMPIALSNPNQGNIMAARAKEEIAREQQRLARSQLRLSLLEIHLTMVNNAKQAKRLQQRLLPLANRLLKDTQTAYHAGQANVLLLADAQSELFSLQRELIETKVGVYQGRLELERITGQSMTATLDNIKPLAAQEYR
- a CDS encoding efflux RND transporter periplasmic adaptor subunit, which produces MKFKLNRLSSALMAAAITLSVFSLSSLLPTHLAWASDDHGHGHEEKEAEEHAPEGPHGGRLLQSGAFAIEITMAESGIPPEMRVYAYHKGEPLAPHDVQLEILLTRLGGKTDKVSFVAEDDYLVSEVSVVEPHSFEVEVDAGFNGKIFDWHYDNFMGRTEINDRLLKLSGVQTQLAKATQLTFVDTLFGIVAPIADKQFSVNAPYSGVIEQLHVSIGDSVIKGQVIATVRNSSTLQTYAVKSPAKGQITEQLLSLGDNTYNRALIRISDLSRVWIDLSAFPKSISRLALGQKVTIGDDHGNAHGAQSDINDAYSSASASSTISYIAPTMTGGHIARVRAVIDNRQGHWRPGMHIQADIETRIKQVPLAVRVDALQNFMDKPAVFVKHGNTFEVRMLSLGESDGVYVEVLAGLDSDVEYVTKNSYLLKADIMKDAAKHVH